The following proteins are co-located in the Mesorhizobium sp. M1E.F.Ca.ET.045.02.1.1 genome:
- a CDS encoding LysE family translocator, with amino-acid sequence MPDAANHLTFALICLGMVLTPGPNMIYLISRSLSQGPKAGLISLGGVALGFLFYVLSAALGITALIFAVPYAYDALRIAGALYLLWLAWQALRPGGRSPFQVRELPKDRPRKLFVMGLMTNLLNPKVAVLYLSLLPQFINLAKGHVLSQLLVLGVTQISISLTVNAIIAVTAGSIATFLAGRPFWLVVQRWMMGTVLTALALKMATEAQR; translated from the coding sequence GTGCCCGACGCCGCCAACCATTTGACTTTCGCGCTGATCTGCCTCGGCATGGTGCTGACGCCTGGGCCGAACATGATCTACCTGATCTCGCGCTCGCTATCGCAAGGGCCGAAGGCAGGGCTGATCTCGCTCGGCGGCGTGGCGCTGGGCTTCCTGTTCTATGTGCTGTCGGCCGCCTTGGGCATCACCGCGCTCATCTTCGCCGTGCCTTACGCCTATGACGCGCTGCGCATCGCCGGCGCGCTCTATCTGCTGTGGCTAGCCTGGCAGGCGCTGAGGCCCGGCGGGCGCTCGCCGTTCCAGGTGCGCGAGCTGCCGAAGGACAGGCCGCGCAAGCTGTTCGTCATGGGGCTGATGACCAACCTGCTCAACCCGAAAGTGGCGGTGCTCTATCTGTCGCTGCTGCCGCAGTTCATCAACCTGGCCAAGGGCCATGTGCTGTCGCAGCTTCTGGTGCTGGGCGTGACGCAGATCTCGATCAGCCTCACCGTCAACGCCATCATCGCGGTGACGGCCGGCTCGATCGCCACCTTCCTCGCCGGACGGCCGTTCTGGCTGGTCGTCCAGCGCTGGATGATGGGCACGGTGCTGACCGCGCTGGCGCTGAAAATGGCGACCGAGGCGCAAAGGTAG
- a CDS encoding SDR family oxidoreductase has product MQISFKGKKVVVTGASRGIGRSIALAFAAEGADVAICARGAPGLEAAEVELKRHGGAIFAMPCDLAEASAPASFVAGAVSALDGIDILVNNASGIGMRDDESGWRASIDVDLMATVRTTQAAIPFMEKAGGGVIINISSISGFRAVPRTLPYAAIKAALVNYTMGQGLALAPKRIRVNGIAPGSIEFPGGVWDNRKASDPQLYQRTLDSIPWGRFGTPEEIAKVALFLASEMGSWITGQTIAVDGGQLLASKTGPSATLPAS; this is encoded by the coding sequence ATGCAAATCTCCTTCAAGGGCAAAAAGGTTGTTGTAACGGGTGCCAGTCGCGGCATCGGCCGGTCAATCGCTCTGGCATTTGCGGCGGAAGGCGCGGATGTCGCGATCTGCGCCCGCGGTGCGCCGGGTCTCGAAGCGGCTGAGGTCGAGCTGAAGCGGCATGGAGGGGCCATTTTCGCAATGCCATGCGACCTCGCAGAGGCATCTGCGCCCGCGAGCTTTGTGGCGGGAGCCGTTAGCGCGCTCGATGGTATCGACATTCTGGTCAACAACGCGTCGGGCATCGGCATGAGGGATGACGAGAGCGGCTGGCGAGCCAGCATCGACGTCGACCTGATGGCGACGGTGCGCACCACCCAGGCAGCCATCCCGTTCATGGAAAAAGCGGGGGGTGGCGTCATCATCAACATCTCGTCGATTTCCGGTTTCAGGGCGGTGCCGCGCACTTTGCCTTACGCTGCGATCAAGGCGGCGCTCGTCAACTACACAATGGGCCAGGGGTTGGCGCTTGCGCCAAAACGCATCCGGGTAAACGGCATCGCGCCCGGTTCGATCGAATTTCCAGGCGGCGTGTGGGATAACCGCAAGGCGTCCGATCCCCAACTGTATCAGCGCACGCTCGACAGCATACCTTGGGGGCGGTTTGGCACGCCGGAGGAGATCGCGAAAGTTGCTCTGTTCCTGGCGAGCGAAATGGGAAGTTGGATTACGGGGCAAACGATCGCGGTCGACGGTGGCCAGTTGCTGGCCTCAAAGACGGGCCCTTCAGCGACATTGCCTGCATCGTGA
- a CDS encoding CAP domain-containing protein encodes MTIPTTMSLNLDRRTLLKAIGLAALGGVAACNSVTVPTGEGAGVSSSATTTLSTIRTSAGLPTLTPDTQLEQAALQQAGYMASRARMSHTTGWGKDFASRMKGNGVHGAAGENIAEGRFDQQKLFDIWMHSDGHRRNMLDPDFSRFGLAYVRDGRDPSLRYWALVLGR; translated from the coding sequence ATGACCATCCCGACCACCATGTCCCTCAATCTCGACAGACGAACATTGCTCAAGGCCATCGGCCTTGCGGCCCTTGGCGGCGTCGCCGCCTGCAACAGCGTCACGGTGCCAACCGGCGAAGGCGCCGGCGTGTCGTCCTCCGCTACCACCACGTTGAGCACAATCCGCACATCGGCCGGACTGCCGACACTGACGCCGGACACACAGCTCGAGCAGGCCGCGCTCCAGCAGGCGGGCTACATGGCGTCGCGCGCCCGCATGAGCCACACCACCGGGTGGGGCAAGGATTTCGCCTCCCGCATGAAAGGCAACGGGGTGCACGGCGCCGCCGGCGAGAATATCGCCGAGGGCCGCTTCGACCAGCAGAAACTGTTCGACATCTGGATGCATTCGGACGGCCACCGCCGCAACATGCTCGACCCGGACTTCAGTCGCTTCGGGCTGGCTTACGTGCGCGACGGCCGCGACCCCAGCCTGCGCTACTGGGCGCTAGTGCTGGGCAGGTAG
- a CDS encoding DHA2 family efflux MFS transporter permease subunit — protein sequence MSTPEPFKEVPHRGLITVALMLATIMQALDTTIANVALPTMTGDLGASPDNINWVLTSYIVAAAIMTPVTGWLADRFGRKELFLASVVGFTIFSMLCGLAWSLDTIVLFRLLQGMFGAAIVPLSQTFLLDINPKERHGQAMAIWGAGIMLGPILGPTLGGWLTENFNWRWVFFINLPVGILAFLGMAAYLPVIAKRVRGFDFFGFAMISLGVGALQLLLDRGGEVDWFNSAEIWIELALSLTGFWVFAIHTVTAEHPFIDPKIFLDRNFVTGLGFIFVMGVLILASMSLLPPMLANIFGYPTVTIGVVLGPRGIGTMISMLVVGRIMHRIDARILVAIGFLLTAQSLYTMASFTPQMDNWLIISSGVIQGLGMGMVFVPLSTVAFATLDARYRTDATSLFSLVRNLGSSIGVSVVAALMVRNTQVNHTELSAFINTYNPNLWAASPAAAGGDPAALSQVDRLVNVQSMMISYINDFKILMVMTLIAVPFVILLRKPKAAPASGGPAAHMD from the coding sequence ATGAGCACGCCCGAACCCTTCAAAGAGGTCCCGCATCGCGGCCTGATCACGGTCGCGCTCATGCTGGCGACGATCATGCAGGCGCTCGACACCACGATCGCCAATGTCGCGCTGCCGACCATGACCGGCGACCTCGGCGCATCGCCCGACAACATCAACTGGGTGCTGACCTCCTATATCGTCGCCGCCGCGATCATGACGCCGGTGACCGGCTGGCTTGCCGACCGGTTTGGCCGCAAGGAGCTATTCCTCGCCTCGGTGGTCGGGTTCACCATCTTCTCCATGCTTTGCGGCCTGGCCTGGAGCCTCGATACGATAGTGCTGTTTCGCCTGCTGCAGGGCATGTTCGGCGCGGCGATCGTGCCGCTGTCGCAGACCTTCCTGCTCGACATCAACCCGAAAGAGCGCCACGGCCAGGCGATGGCGATCTGGGGCGCCGGCATTATGCTCGGGCCGATCCTGGGGCCGACGCTGGGCGGCTGGCTGACGGAAAATTTCAACTGGCGCTGGGTGTTCTTCATCAACCTGCCGGTCGGCATCCTCGCCTTCCTCGGCATGGCCGCCTATCTGCCGGTCATCGCCAAGCGCGTGCGCGGCTTCGACTTCTTCGGCTTCGCCATGATCTCGCTCGGCGTCGGCGCGCTGCAGCTCCTGCTCGATCGCGGCGGCGAGGTAGACTGGTTCAATTCGGCCGAGATCTGGATCGAGCTCGCTCTTTCGCTCACCGGCTTCTGGGTGTTCGCCATCCACACGGTGACGGCCGAGCATCCCTTCATCGATCCAAAGATATTCCTCGACCGCAATTTCGTGACCGGCCTGGGCTTCATCTTCGTCATGGGCGTGCTGATCCTGGCCTCGATGTCGCTCTTGCCGCCGATGTTGGCCAATATCTTCGGCTACCCGACCGTGACGATCGGCGTCGTGCTGGGGCCGCGCGGCATCGGCACGATGATCTCGATGCTGGTCGTCGGCCGCATCATGCACAGGATCGATGCGAGGATCCTCGTCGCCATAGGCTTCCTCCTCACAGCGCAGTCGCTCTACACCATGGCGAGCTTCACGCCGCAGATGGACAACTGGCTGATCATCTCTTCGGGCGTCATCCAGGGTCTCGGCATGGGCATGGTGTTCGTGCCGCTGTCGACGGTCGCCTTCGCTACGCTCGACGCGCGCTACCGCACCGACGCCACCTCGCTGTTCAGCCTGGTGCGCAATCTGGGTTCCTCGATCGGCGTGTCGGTGGTCGCGGCGCTGATGGTGCGCAACACGCAGGTGAACCACACCGAGCTGTCGGCCTTCATCAACACGTACAACCCGAACCTGTGGGCCGCCTCGCCGGCCGCCGCAGGCGGCGATCCCGCCGCGCTTTCGCAGGTCGACAGGCTGGTGAACGTCCAGTCGATGATGATCTCCTACATCAACGACTTCAAAATCCTGATGGTGATGACGCTGATTGCCGTTCCGTTCGTCATCCTGCTGCGCAAGCCGAAGGCGGCTCCGGCCAGTGGCGGGCCTGCTGCACATATGGATTGA
- a CDS encoding pilus assembly protein, which translates to MREFWRRFCRDRRGNYALVTAIAMVPLMGAVALAVDFSELNRQKQMVLNALDAANFAAARRLAEGATDDQIKAYAVDFFNANLNNIDPANVSLDVTLPSNQAGGGLLTMSATLNYHPYFYPASALLVGVSEADANKPVKLDMNSQVRLKNTLEVAMVLDNSGSMSTAGTGTGQKRIDLLKQAAKQLVDTLAQQAAQIKQIDKPVQFSLVPFAASVNVGPRNDNAPWMDTYGLSPIANENFDWSTLSASDKHAEKINGIWYKKGTGWGAEEGQILTRFELYRDMKVVTSHERIAGSKRVVCDEYRDNHTCKRSHDEYDYVDTYGPFASWQGCVEVRPYPYNVDDTPASGSPNNTGTGEGDPATMFVPMFAPDEPGNHWYVTQDPDEPKPVTYGAANSWWNDEPSSTTGKTRQSNMAKYFQPRPMNAPVLSKGAGPNYSCTTTPITPLTDVTNADGLAAIKAAIDLMVPNGNTNVPEGMAWGWRTVSSAEPFTEGRLETERGNDKVVIVLTDGENTYSTVSSDPAGNKSTYAAYGYTGVGYNGTSVTRLFGGTSSDIGQFNYTSGNYTAAMNEQMAKLCDNAKAGNIMVMTVALDMSSTDADDKKAMDALKACSSDSRFRKDPADPSKPAKLLWNATGATLSDNFKEIANELSNLRVVG; encoded by the coding sequence ATGCGCGAATTCTGGCGTCGATTTTGCCGTGACCGGCGCGGCAATTATGCCCTGGTGACAGCGATCGCCATGGTGCCCCTGATGGGCGCCGTGGCGCTGGCCGTCGACTTCAGCGAACTCAACCGCCAGAAGCAGATGGTGCTGAACGCACTCGACGCCGCCAACTTCGCCGCGGCGCGGCGACTTGCCGAGGGCGCGACGGACGACCAGATCAAGGCCTATGCGGTCGACTTCTTCAATGCCAACCTCAACAACATCGATCCCGCGAACGTATCGCTCGATGTCACGCTGCCCAGCAACCAGGCCGGCGGCGGCTTGCTGACCATGAGCGCGACACTCAATTACCACCCCTATTTCTATCCGGCGTCGGCACTGCTCGTCGGCGTGAGCGAAGCCGACGCGAACAAGCCGGTCAAGCTCGACATGAATTCCCAGGTGCGGCTGAAGAACACGCTGGAAGTGGCGATGGTGCTCGACAATTCGGGCTCGATGTCGACGGCAGGCACCGGCACCGGGCAGAAGCGCATCGACCTGCTCAAGCAGGCCGCCAAGCAGCTCGTCGACACGCTGGCGCAGCAGGCGGCGCAGATCAAGCAGATCGACAAGCCCGTCCAGTTCAGCCTCGTGCCTTTCGCCGCCTCGGTCAATGTCGGACCGCGGAACGACAACGCCCCGTGGATGGATACTTACGGCCTGTCACCGATAGCCAACGAGAATTTCGACTGGTCGACGCTGAGCGCGTCCGACAAACACGCCGAGAAGATCAACGGCATCTGGTACAAGAAAGGCACCGGCTGGGGCGCGGAGGAAGGCCAGATCCTGACCCGCTTCGAGCTCTACCGCGACATGAAGGTCGTCACCAGCCACGAACGTATCGCCGGCAGCAAGCGCGTCGTCTGCGACGAATACCGCGACAACCACACCTGCAAGCGCAGCCATGACGAATACGACTATGTCGACACTTACGGCCCGTTCGCCAGTTGGCAGGGATGCGTCGAGGTGCGGCCCTATCCTTACAATGTCGACGACACGCCGGCTTCGGGCAGCCCCAACAACACCGGCACCGGCGAAGGCGACCCCGCCACCATGTTCGTGCCGATGTTCGCGCCGGACGAGCCCGGCAACCACTGGTATGTGACCCAGGACCCTGACGAGCCGAAGCCGGTGACCTACGGCGCCGCCAACAGCTGGTGGAACGACGAGCCGTCGAGCACCACCGGCAAGACCAGGCAATCCAATATGGCCAAGTATTTCCAGCCGCGGCCGATGAATGCGCCGGTGCTGAGCAAGGGCGCCGGTCCCAACTACAGTTGCACCACGACCCCGATCACGCCGCTCACCGACGTCACCAATGCGGACGGGCTCGCCGCTATCAAGGCGGCGATCGACCTGATGGTTCCCAACGGCAACACCAACGTTCCGGAAGGCATGGCCTGGGGCTGGCGCACCGTCTCCAGCGCGGAGCCCTTCACGGAAGGGAGGCTGGAGACCGAACGCGGCAACGACAAGGTCGTCATCGTGCTCACCGACGGCGAGAACACCTATTCGACGGTGAGTTCCGACCCGGCCGGAAACAAGTCGACCTACGCCGCCTACGGCTATACCGGCGTCGGCTATAACGGCACCTCGGTCACCCGCCTGTTCGGCGGCACGTCGAGCGACATCGGTCAGTTCAACTACACGTCGGGCAACTATACCGCCGCGATGAACGAGCAGATGGCCAAGCTGTGCGACAACGCCAAGGCGGGCAACATCATGGTGATGACGGTGGCCCTCGACATGTCCTCGACCGATGCCGACGACAAGAAGGCGATGGATGCGCTCAAGGCCTGCTCGTCCGACTCCCGCTTCCGCAAGGATCCGGCCGACCCCAGCAAGCCGGCCAAGCTGCTCTGGAACGCGACCGGGGCGACGCTGTCGGACAACTTCAAGGAGATCGCGAACGAACTGTCGAATTTGCGGGTTGTGGGGTAA
- a CDS encoding bifunctional riboflavin kinase/FAD synthetase, with the protein MSEAFERISAVAPLPAHLRGGVVAIGNFDGVHRGHLAVLERALAEARRRGVPALVLTFEPHPRKVFRPDVPLFVLTPPPMKARLLAELGFAALVEQPFTRDFASLSADAFVTDVLETRLGISHAVTGFDFHFGKDRQGGPAFLMAAGERHGFGVTLVDAFRDEGAEVVSSSRIRALLCEGKVEEAAGLLGYRFTVESEVIGGQQLGRTLGFPTANMRLSPEATLKEGIYAVRFRRADGMLHDGVASFGRRPTVDDNGAPLLETFVFDFSGDLYGETCRVSFFGFLRPELKFDGLDALVVQMKRDEAEARALLSGVRPLSELDAAICF; encoded by the coding sequence ATGAGTGAAGCTTTCGAACGCATTTCGGCGGTCGCGCCGTTGCCTGCCCATCTGCGCGGCGGCGTCGTGGCGATCGGCAATTTCGACGGCGTCCACCGCGGTCATCTCGCCGTGCTGGAGCGGGCGCTGGCAGAGGCCCGCCGGCGCGGTGTGCCGGCGCTGGTGCTCACCTTCGAGCCGCATCCGCGCAAGGTGTTCAGGCCGGACGTGCCGCTGTTCGTGCTGACGCCGCCGCCGATGAAGGCGCGGCTGTTGGCCGAGCTCGGCTTCGCCGCTCTGGTCGAGCAGCCGTTCACGCGCGACTTCGCCTCGCTCTCGGCCGATGCTTTCGTGACCGACGTGCTGGAGACGAGGCTCGGCATCAGCCACGCCGTCACCGGCTTCGACTTCCATTTCGGCAAGGATCGTCAGGGCGGCCCGGCCTTCCTGATGGCGGCCGGCGAACGCCACGGCTTCGGCGTCACGCTGGTCGATGCCTTCCGCGACGAGGGCGCCGAGGTGGTCTCGTCGAGCCGCATCCGCGCCCTGCTTTGCGAAGGCAAGGTGGAGGAGGCCGCCGGCCTGCTCGGCTACCGGTTCACCGTCGAGAGCGAGGTGATCGGCGGCCAGCAGCTCGGCCGCACGCTGGGCTTCCCGACCGCCAATATGAGGCTTTCGCCGGAAGCCACTCTGAAGGAAGGGATTTACGCCGTCCGTTTCCGCCGCGCCGACGGCATGCTGCATGACGGCGTCGCCAGCTTCGGCCGCCGCCCGACCGTCGACGACAACGGCGCGCCGCTGCTCGAGACTTTTGTGTTCGACTTCTCCGGCGATCTTTACGGCGAGACCTGCCGGGTGTCCTTCTTCGGCTTCCTGCGCCCCGAGCTCAAATTCGATGGGCTCGATGCGCTGGTGGTGCAGATGAAGCGCGACGAAGCCGAGGCGAGGGCGCTGCTCTCCGGCGTGCGGCCACTGTCGGAGCTGGACGCCGCGATCTGCTTTTGA
- a CDS encoding TIGR01459 family HAD-type hydrolase yields the protein MADSPDIIASLADLTGDYAAILCDVWGVVHNGEWHFPIAAEALARARAAKVPVVLITNSPRRSADVVAQMNVIGVPAGAYDRVVTSGDVTRDLIAEGPRKIFHIGPERDFTLYDGLGVELVEEFEASGVVCTGLYDDEVEKPADYAELLRRLRARNLPFICANPDILVERGERTIWCAGALARDYAQLGGRTLIAGKPFAPIYDVAMKEVSGLLGHAVERKKVLAIGDGMMTDVKGAADNGFDVLYVSGGIHARDYGDPLRPDPGRLAGFLSKHGYRPVAVIPRLQ from the coding sequence ATGGCGGATTCGCCCGACATCATCGCTTCGCTCGCCGACCTGACGGGAGACTACGCCGCCATTCTGTGCGACGTGTGGGGCGTGGTGCACAATGGCGAATGGCACTTTCCCATTGCCGCCGAAGCGCTGGCCCGGGCGCGCGCGGCCAAAGTGCCGGTGGTGCTGATCACCAATTCGCCGCGCCGCAGCGCCGATGTCGTCGCGCAGATGAACGTGATCGGCGTTCCGGCCGGCGCCTATGACCGCGTCGTCACCTCCGGCGACGTCACGCGTGACCTGATCGCCGAGGGTCCGAGGAAGATCTTCCACATCGGCCCCGAGCGCGACTTCACCCTCTATGACGGTCTCGGTGTCGAGCTCGTCGAGGAATTCGAAGCATCCGGTGTCGTCTGCACCGGGCTCTATGACGACGAGGTGGAGAAGCCCGCCGACTATGCGGAGCTGCTGCGGCGGCTGCGCGCGCGCAACCTGCCGTTCATCTGCGCCAACCCCGATATTCTGGTCGAGCGCGGCGAGCGCACCATCTGGTGCGCCGGCGCGCTGGCGCGCGACTATGCGCAGCTCGGCGGCCGCACGCTGATCGCCGGCAAGCCCTTCGCGCCGATCTACGATGTCGCCATGAAGGAGGTTTCCGGCCTGCTCGGCCACGCGGTCGAGCGCAAAAAAGTTCTCGCCATCGGCGATGGCATGATGACCGACGTCAAGGGCGCCGCCGACAACGGCTTCGACGTGCTTTATGTCTCGGGCGGCATCCACGCCCGCGACTATGGCGATCCGTTGCGGCCCGATCCCGGAAGGCTGGCGGGCTTTCTTTCAAAGCACGGCTACCGGCCGGTCGCCGTCATCCCGCGGCTGCAATAG
- a CDS encoding DUF2189 domain-containing protein, producing MAGFHVMADARGMHVQPTVRHITTSDLWDALRLGAEDFWAKPSHYVFLCLIYPVVGLILTRWSSGSNAIQLVYPLMSGFALIGPFAAIGLYEISRRRELGMDSHWQHALDVRHSPALPSIAVIGGLLFGLFLLWLFAAQSIYTSLFGAEPPASVGTFLRDVLTTSRGWTLILLGNAAGFVFAVVVLATTVIAFPLLLDRDVGAVSAIETSARAVMANPLQMALWGLTVAVLLVIGSIPLFAGLAVVMPILGHATWHLYRKVIEPEQIRPARRPM from the coding sequence ATGGCTGGTTTTCATGTCATGGCGGACGCGCGAGGGATGCATGTGCAGCCCACGGTGCGCCACATCACCACGTCGGACCTATGGGATGCGTTGCGGCTCGGCGCCGAGGATTTCTGGGCCAAGCCTTCGCACTACGTGTTCCTGTGCCTGATCTATCCGGTCGTCGGACTGATCCTGACGCGGTGGTCGTCGGGCTCAAACGCCATCCAGCTCGTCTATCCGCTGATGTCGGGCTTCGCGCTGATCGGGCCCTTCGCGGCGATCGGTCTCTATGAGATCAGCCGCCGGCGCGAGCTCGGCATGGACTCGCACTGGCAGCATGCGCTCGACGTGCGCCATTCGCCGGCGCTACCCTCGATCGCCGTGATCGGCGGCCTGCTCTTCGGGCTCTTCCTTCTGTGGTTGTTCGCCGCGCAGTCGATCTACACCAGCCTGTTCGGCGCCGAGCCGCCGGCATCGGTCGGCACCTTCCTGCGCGACGTGCTGACGACCAGCAGGGGCTGGACGCTGATCCTGCTCGGCAACGCCGCAGGCTTCGTCTTCGCGGTCGTGGTGCTTGCCACAACCGTCATCGCCTTCCCGCTGCTGCTCGACCGCGATGTCGGCGCCGTCTCGGCGATCGAGACCTCGGCGCGTGCCGTGATGGCAAACCCGTTGCAGATGGCGCTCTGGGGCCTGACGGTCGCGGTGCTTCTGGTGATCGGCTCGATCCCGCTGTTTGCCGGCCTTGCCGTCGTCATGCCGATCCTCGGCCACGCGACCTGGCATCTCTATCGCAAGGTGATCGAGCCGGAGCAGATCCGGCCCGCCCGCCGGCCGATGTAG
- a CDS encoding pilus assembly protein, producing MIREFLRDRRGNYALMTVITMVPLMGGVALAVDYTELVRERQETLNALDAAGIATAQQIVGGATDDQAKAYAKQFFEANLRHVLPANTTLTVTLPNNNAGGGTLVMLAALKYEPYFLPVAAMLLGGKAGDTTVNFSAKSEIRLKNTLEVSLVLDNSGSMAELGHGSNQVRFDLLKGAAKQLVDQLAGQAQLMKQVSKPVQFSLVPFAASVNVGPANEYASWMDPKGISPIHHENFDWTTMSQTASPWGSTKYAEKVGDAWYARGTGWDATQKDRELTRTSLYKQMQRVATTTSTTTCTGTGWNRVCTTTTSPATYASIASWGGCVESRPYPYNIQDTAASTATPATLFVPMFAPDETDNNDGSWRPAYSNWHVDMSTGTDAERQRYMPKYFSPGTGVTLAYGMDAGPNTSCTTTAITPLTDVSTTAGASAVKTAIDAMVDVGATNVPEGMAWGWRTLSSTAPFTDGRSESERGNDKVVIVLTDGANTYYTPNSLGANDLAGAKSTYSALGYVKPYNTTYSYGRPFLGTSSSVSKTDYSNANYTKAMSEHFATLCDNAKAAGIIVMTIALDLDAGNTTEAAQMSALKTCSSDSRFRQDPNDPSKPAKLFWNSTGATLSDDFKAIGNELSNLRIVS from the coding sequence ATGATCCGCGAATTTCTACGCGACAGGCGGGGCAATTATGCCCTGATGACGGTTATCACGATGGTGCCGCTGATGGGCGGCGTGGCGCTTGCAGTCGACTACACGGAGTTGGTCCGGGAGCGGCAGGAGACGCTCAACGCGCTGGACGCCGCCGGCATCGCCACGGCGCAGCAGATCGTCGGTGGGGCGACCGACGATCAGGCCAAGGCCTACGCCAAGCAGTTCTTCGAGGCCAATCTCAGGCATGTCCTTCCGGCCAACACGACGCTGACGGTGACCCTGCCCAACAACAATGCCGGCGGCGGCACGCTGGTCATGCTGGCAGCCCTGAAATACGAGCCTTATTTCCTGCCAGTGGCGGCCATGCTGCTGGGCGGCAAGGCGGGCGACACCACCGTCAATTTCTCGGCAAAGTCGGAGATCCGGCTCAAGAACACGCTGGAAGTCTCGCTGGTGCTCGACAATTCCGGCTCGATGGCCGAACTCGGCCATGGTTCCAACCAGGTGCGGTTCGATTTGCTGAAGGGCGCCGCCAAGCAGCTTGTCGACCAGTTGGCCGGCCAGGCGCAATTGATGAAGCAGGTCAGCAAGCCGGTTCAGTTCAGCCTCGTCCCGTTCGCCGCCTCGGTCAATGTCGGCCCGGCGAATGAATATGCAAGCTGGATGGATCCCAAGGGGATTTCGCCCATCCATCATGAGAATTTCGACTGGACGACGATGAGCCAGACGGCGTCGCCCTGGGGATCGACCAAATATGCGGAGAAGGTCGGCGACGCTTGGTACGCACGCGGAACCGGCTGGGACGCGACCCAAAAGGACCGGGAACTGACGCGCACGTCGCTCTACAAGCAGATGCAGCGCGTGGCAACAACGACGTCCACGACCACATGCACCGGCACGGGCTGGAATAGGGTTTGCACGACCACGACATCACCAGCAACCTATGCCAGCATCGCGAGTTGGGGCGGTTGCGTTGAATCGCGGCCATATCCCTATAATATCCAGGACACCGCCGCTTCCACGGCGACCCCTGCGACATTGTTCGTGCCGATGTTCGCTCCAGACGAAACCGACAACAACGATGGCTCTTGGCGCCCCGCCTACAGCAATTGGCATGTCGATATGTCGACAGGCACGGACGCGGAACGGCAACGCTACATGCCGAAATATTTCAGTCCAGGTACCGGAGTCACCCTTGCCTACGGGATGGACGCAGGACCGAATACAAGTTGCACCACCACTGCGATTACGCCGCTGACCGATGTCTCCACCACGGCCGGCGCGAGCGCGGTCAAGACGGCCATCGATGCCATGGTCGATGTCGGCGCCACGAACGTGCCGGAAGGCATGGCCTGGGGCTGGCGGACCCTTTCCAGCACCGCACCTTTCACCGATGGCCGGTCCGAAAGCGAGAGGGGCAACGACAAGGTCGTCATCGTGCTCACCGACGGCGCGAACACTTACTACACGCCAAACTCATTGGGAGCCAACGACCTAGCCGGCGCCAAATCCACCTACTCGGCCCTGGGTTATGTGAAGCCGTACAACACTACCTACTCCTATGGCCGCCCGTTCCTCGGCACCAGCAGCAGCGTCAGCAAGACCGATTATTCGAACGCCAACTACACGAAGGCGATGAGCGAGCATTTCGCCACGCTTTGCGACAATGCCAAGGCGGCTGGAATCATCGTCATGACCATCGCGCTCGACCTCGATGCCGGCAATACGACCGAGGCCGCGCAGATGAGCGCGTTGAAGACCTGCTCGTCCGATTCGCGCTTCCGCCAGGATCCGAACGATCCGAGCAAGCCGGCGAAGCTGTTCTGGAACTCGACCGGCGCCACGCTGTCGGACGACTTCAAGGCGATCGGCAACGAATTGTCGAACCTGCGCATCGTCAGCTGA